The DNA sequence TGCAATAAATCCAGTTGTATTATGAATTATTAATTCCGGCAATCCGCCAACACTTGATCCAATTACCGGAACTCCGCAAGCCATTGCTTCAAGCGCAGATAAACCAAAACTTTCTTGTTGAGATGGAAGTAAGAAAATATCTGCAACACTTAAAAGATTTTCTAATCCGTCTTGTTTTCCTAAAAATAAAACATTGTGTTCTAACTTTAATTCGCGTGTTAATCTTTCACATTCCGATCTATCAGGTCCATCGCCAATTAAAATTAATTTTGTAGGAATTATTTTATTTACTTTTTCTAAAATCCTAATTGTATCACTAACTCTTTTAACCGGTCTAAAGTTTGAAGTATGGATTAAAATCTTTTCTCCGTTTGGTGCAACGTGATCTTTAAATTGTTTGTTGCAAACCGGTTTGTAAGTCTCCGTATCAATAAAATTATAAATTACTTCAATATCTTTTTCAATGTGATAATTTGTTAAAGTTTTTTCTTTTAAAAATCTGGAAACCGCAGTTACGCCATCACTTTCCTCAATGCTCAATTTCATAAGCGGTAGGAAAGATGGTTCAAGTCCAACAAGTGTTATATCAGTTCCATGAAGTGTTGTAACAATTTTAATATCCGATCCATTTTTTCTTAAAATTTGTTTTGCTAAATATGCGCTTGTTGCATGCGGAATTGCATAATGAACGTGAAGCAAATCCAATTGTTCATATTCAATAACTTCTAACATTTTACTTGTTAATGCCAAGCTGTAAAGCTGAT is a window from the Ignavibacteriota bacterium genome containing:
- the bshA gene encoding N-acetyl-alpha-D-glucosaminyl L-malate synthase BshA, translated to MKIGITCYPTYGGSGVVATELGKELASLGHEIHFISYALPHRLTQFVENIYYHEVEVSNYPLFEHQLYSLALTSKMLEVIEYEQLDLLHVHYAIPHATSAYLAKQILRKNGSDIKIVTTLHGTDITLVGLEPSFLPLMKLSIEESDGVTAVSRFLKEKTLTNYHIEKDIEVIYNFIDTETYKPVCNKQFKDHVAPNGEKILIHTSNFRPVKRVSDTIRILEKVNKIIPTKLILIGDGPDRSECERLTRELKLEHNVLFLGKQDGLENLLSVADIFLLPSQQESFGLSALEAMACGVPVIGSSVGGLPELIIHNTTGFIAEFGDVDRMAKYALELLTNKKKFHSFSKNSRKRSEDYFEKKLIVPQYIKYYEKILNQ